One Eubacteriales bacterium mix99 genomic window carries:
- a CDS encoding ABC transporter permease — MKMTLKWNNPVLSSELKTRMRGWKTALGIISYLGSLLLIGFLYYLTFVRQSLIGDISVNARQSVGTSIYTMLAVVQFVLILLITPAQTAGSISGEREKQTLDMLLATQMSPFRIIFGKLLSSMSYMILLIFTSLPLFSLVFLFGGVTPGDMAKLFLFYIITVFAIGSIGIFFSALLKRTVLSTVLSYLSMFLLGLVSVILGFYLFGRQQTGPNPPPASIPYVLYVNPAVGLADILLGQLHGGLLALFGSGNVRAVQGPDFWMGNSIVMLVTALCLLLISMYLINPIRHCPGKRHNIKS; from the coding sequence ATGAAGATGACTCTGAAGTGGAATAATCCGGTGCTGTCCAGTGAGTTGAAAACCCGGATGAGAGGGTGGAAAACGGCTCTGGGGATCATTTCCTATCTGGGATCGCTCCTGCTCATTGGTTTCCTGTATTACCTTACCTTTGTACGGCAGTCCCTGATAGGGGATATTTCCGTCAACGCGCGTCAAAGCGTGGGGACATCCATCTATACCATGCTGGCGGTGGTGCAGTTTGTTCTGATTCTGCTGATTACACCTGCCCAGACAGCCGGCAGCATCAGCGGCGAAAGGGAAAAGCAGACACTGGATATGCTGCTTGCCACCCAGATGTCCCCGTTTCGGATTATTTTCGGGAAACTGCTGTCCTCCATGTCCTATATGATCCTTTTGATTTTTACCTCTCTTCCGTTGTTCAGCTTGGTCTTTCTGTTTGGAGGAGTGACGCCGGGGGATATGGCAAAGCTGTTTCTGTTTTATATCATTACCGTGTTTGCCATAGGCAGCATCGGGATTTTCTTTTCCGCCCTGTTGAAACGAACGGTTCTGTCGACGGTTCTGTCTTATCTTTCTATGTTTTTGCTGGGGCTGGTCAGCGTCATTCTGGGATTCTATCTGTTCGGCCGGCAGCAAACCGGGCCCAATCCGCCGCCGGCGTCCATTCCTTATGTCCTCTATGTGAACCCGGCAGTGGGTCTGGCAGATATCCTCCTGGGACAGCTCCATGGCGGGCTGCTTGCCTTATTTGGCTCGGGCAATGTCCGGGCAGTCCAGGGGCCGGATTTCTGGATGGGCAATTCCATTGTCATGCTGGTCACTGCCCTGTGTTTGCTGCTGATCAGTATGTATCTTATCAATCCCATCCGCCATTGTCCGGGAAAGCGGCATAACATAAAAAGCTGA
- a CDS encoding ABC transporter ATP-binding protein: MLKIENLVKTYGRFTAVDHLNLELTQGNIYGFVGPNGAGKTTTMRIAATLMKADSGTVRVDGINAAEHPVEVRGKLGYMPDFFGVYDNLKVSEYMDFYGSCYGLSRQERMMRTGELLELVELQKKKENYVDSLSRGMKQRLCLARSLIHNPGLLILDEPASGMDPRARIEMKGILRTLKEMGKTILISSHILPELSELCTHIGIIEKGKMVYSGEVGDIMRRIIGKTWLKIEVLSDVEKAVRILREQPSTGEMQVEGQTLEVGFSGREEDLAELLRILIAGEVSVVSYTREEGSLEEVFMEVTKGYEDDSEVE, translated from the coding sequence ATGCTGAAAATTGAGAATCTGGTAAAGACATATGGCCGCTTTACGGCAGTGGATCATCTGAATCTGGAACTTACGCAGGGAAATATTTACGGATTCGTAGGCCCCAATGGTGCCGGTAAGACCACCACCATGCGGATTGCAGCCACACTGATGAAAGCAGATTCCGGTACGGTACGGGTGGATGGAATCAATGCAGCGGAGCATCCGGTGGAAGTACGAGGGAAACTGGGCTATATGCCGGACTTCTTCGGCGTTTATGATAATCTGAAGGTCAGTGAATATATGGATTTCTACGGAAGCTGCTACGGCCTTTCCCGGCAGGAGAGGATGATGCGGACGGGGGAACTGCTTGAACTGGTGGAACTTCAGAAGAAAAAGGAGAATTATGTGGATTCCCTTTCCCGGGGCATGAAGCAGAGACTTTGTCTGGCACGGAGCCTCATTCATAATCCCGGCCTGCTGATTTTGGATGAACCTGCCTCAGGGATGGATCCCCGGGCAAGAATTGAGATGAAAGGCATTCTGCGGACGCTGAAGGAAATGGGGAAAACCATTTTGATCAGTTCCCATATTCTGCCTGAGCTGTCGGAGCTGTGTACCCATATCGGAATTATTGAAAAGGGTAAAATGGTTTATTCCGGTGAAGTGGGGGATATCATGCGCAGGATCATCGGAAAGACATGGCTGAAAATAGAGGTGCTTTCCGATGTGGAAAAAGCGGTGCGGATTTTACGGGAGCAGCCTTCCACGGGAGAAATGCAGGTGGAGGGGCAGACCCTGGAGGTCGGTTTTTCCGGCAGGGAGGAAGATCTGGCGGAGCTGCTCCGTATTCTGATCGCAGGAGAGGTTTCCGTTGTATCCTATACCAGGGAGGAAGGCAGCCTGGAGGAAGTATTCATGGAGGTGACAAAAGGCTATGAAGATGACTCTGAAGTGGAATAA